In Deinococcus sedimenti, a single genomic region encodes these proteins:
- a CDS encoding helical backbone metal receptor, which translates to MRLASLTCSNTDILHALHATDRLVAVDSHSDAPGLDHAARLGPDLNIDVDALTRARPDLVLASLSVPGMERVVQAVQDAGLNTVILDPTSVPGTAATIRQVGTLLGLPERGEEVAAALEAELAALHRPSLTPRRVLVEWWPKPIIAATRDSWVTDLLTSLGAVNALAERAGRSSPLTLDEVRAARPDLIVCSWCGAKKLRPEVIEARGLGVPVVAVPESGLGRPGPRLIEGARQIRAALDALSS; encoded by the coding sequence ATGCGACTGGCCAGCCTGACGTGCAGCAACACCGACATCCTGCACGCCCTGCACGCCACCGACCGGCTGGTCGCCGTGGACAGCCACAGCGACGCACCCGGCCTCGACCACGCCGCGCGGCTGGGACCGGACCTGAACATCGACGTGGACGCCCTGACCCGCGCCCGCCCGGATCTGGTGCTCGCCAGCCTGAGCGTGCCCGGTATGGAACGCGTCGTGCAGGCCGTGCAGGACGCCGGGCTGAACACCGTGATCCTCGACCCGACCAGCGTGCCGGGCACCGCCGCGACCATCCGGCAGGTGGGCACGCTGCTGGGCCTGCCCGAACGTGGCGAGGAGGTCGCCGCCGCGCTGGAGGCCGAACTGGCCGCCCTGCACCGCCCCAGCCTGACCCCCAGACGTGTGCTGGTCGAGTGGTGGCCGAAACCCATCATCGCCGCCACCCGCGACTCCTGGGTGACGGACCTGCTGACCAGCCTGGGCGCCGTGAACGCCCTGGCCGAGCGGGCAGGTCGCAGCAGCCCGCTGACGCTGGACGAGGTCCGCGCCGCCCGTCCGGACCTGATCGTCTGCTCATGGTGCGGTGCGAAGAAACTGCGCCCCGAGGTCATCGAGGCGCGCGGCCTGGGCGTCCCGGTCGTCGCCGTGCCCGAGAGCGGCTTAGGCCGCCCCGGCCCCCGCCTCATCGAGGGCGCCCGGCAGATCCGCGCCGCCCTGGACGCGCTGAGCAGCTGA